In the genome of Metabacillus litoralis, the window CTAACGTTCAGCTCCCTACTAGCTTAGTTTAATCCGCTATTCAACGAATTCAAATTCATAATCCAGTAATTTCACAATGTCTCCATCTTCTGCTCCACGTTCACGTAATGCTTCATCAACGCCCAAGCCACGAAGCTGTCGTGCAAATCGTCTCACAGACTCTTCTCGAGAGAAATCTGTCATTTTGAAGAGTTTTTCAATTTTCTCTCCTGTTAGAACATATGCCCCTTCACTGTCACGAGAAATGGCAAAATTCGGCTCTTCTTTCTTAAACTCATACACAACACGATTTTCTGTCTCTTCTTCTTCGTAAAGAGGAAATTCTGGAGCTTGTTCAATTGCATCTGCAACTGCGTATAATAATTCTCGGACACCTTCTCTAGTGATTGCCGAAATAGGGAAAATTTGTAGATCTTCTTCTAACTTTTCTTTAAATGATTGAAGATTTTCCTCAGAATCAGGCATGTCCATTTTATTGGCTACAATAATTTGCGGTCTTTCCGTTAAACGTAAGTTATATTCCTTTAACTCCGCATTAATCGTTAAATAGTCTTCATAAGGATCTCTTCCCTCTAACCCGGACATATCAATCACATGAACAATTACACGCGTTCTTTCAATATGTCTAAGGAACTGATGACCTAAACCAACACCCTCATGAGCTCCTTCAATCAATCCGGGAAGATCGGCCATAACGAAGCTTCTTCCATCTTCAGTTTCGACCATTCCTAAATTTGGAACGAGTGTTGTAAAGTGATATTCAGCAATTTTAGGTTTTGCAGATGATACAACGGATAATAATGTAGATTTACCTACACTTGGAAAGCCTACTAATCCAACATCAGCTAATACCTTTAATTCTAAAATAACATTTCGCTCAATACCTGGTTCACCATTTTCTGAAAGCTCTGGAGCGGGGTTTGCAGGAGTTGCAAATCGACTATTCCCTCTACCACCACGGCCACCTTTTGCAATAACCGCTTGTTGTCCATGTTCAGTTAAATCAGCAATAACTTGTCCTGTTTCTTCATCTGTCACAACAGTCCCTGGTGGAACTTTTACAATCATTGGTGAAGAATTTTTCCCATGTTGATTTTTTGACATGCCATGTTCTCCACGAGGTGCCTTAAAGTGACGTTTGTATCTAAAGTCCATTAACGTTCGTAGACCTTCTTCTACTTCAAAAACAACGTCAGCTCCGTTGCCGCCATCACCACCAGCAGGACCTCCCTTTGGTACATACTTCTCGCGACGAAAGGCAACCATTCCGTTTCCACCGTCGCCACCTTTTACATAAACCTTGACCTGATCGACAAACATTTGTCTTCCTCCGTTCTACATACCTATACATAAAGTAAGCTATATTCAGCTTACTATTTAAGAAAATGAGTAATTTGAATCACCTGAGTGATAACGCTACCGTTATCTGGTATCTACTAATTTCCAGTTCATCTACCTGAATAGAATGATTCCCTGATCTTTTAAACCAATTCATTATTTGCTCTTTATCTTTTAGTATGCCTTCAAAATCAAAAAAGAAACGAATTCCTTCTTCATTTGAATGACCTGTATTCAAAGTAATACTTACATGATTTTCACCAGAATAATCAACGCTGTTATCTAGTATATCCAAAAATTCCTTACTCCATTTTGCAATTGGTTCATCATAGTGTGAAATGCTTTTTATATCACCTAAAACTTCATATTCTAATGTAAAATGATGACTAAACCAATTAAACGTCATGAGGTAACTTGCAA includes:
- the obgE gene encoding GTPase ObgE, with protein sequence MFVDQVKVYVKGGDGGNGMVAFRREKYVPKGGPAGGDGGNGADVVFEVEEGLRTLMDFRYKRHFKAPRGEHGMSKNQHGKNSSPMIVKVPPGTVVTDEETGQVIADLTEHGQQAVIAKGGRGGRGNSRFATPANPAPELSENGEPGIERNVILELKVLADVGLVGFPSVGKSTLLSVVSSAKPKIAEYHFTTLVPNLGMVETEDGRSFVMADLPGLIEGAHEGVGLGHQFLRHIERTRVIVHVIDMSGLEGRDPYEDYLTINAELKEYNLRLTERPQIIVANKMDMPDSEENLQSFKEKLEEDLQIFPISAITREGVRELLYAVADAIEQAPEFPLYEEEETENRVVYEFKKEEPNFAISRDSEGAYVLTGEKIEKLFKMTDFSREESVRRFARQLRGLGVDEALRERGAEDGDIVKLLDYEFEFVE
- a CDS encoding sporulation initiation phosphotransferase B, with the translated sequence MKNNQNDMNIIDLLSHSRHDWMNKLQLIKGNMSLQKYDRVQDIIEEIVIEAQQESKLCNLNMPLFASYLMTFNWFSHHFTLEYEVLGDIKSISHYDEPIAKWSKEFLDILDNSVDYSGENHVSITLNTGHSNEEGIRFFFDFEGILKDKEQIMNWFKRSGNHSIQVDELEISRYQITVALSLR